A section of the Methanobrevibacter boviskoreani JH1 genome encodes:
- the pstB gene encoding phosphate ABC transporter ATP-binding protein PstB gives MADKFTVNNLNVYFDEAHILHNINMNVPENAVTALIGPSGCGKSTFLRTLNRMNDLIPTFHHDGDVYLDGQEIYDDNVNVVDLRKRVGMVFQKANPFPKTIFENVAYGLRIHGIEDEDFIKEKVIESLKGAAIYDEVKDKLDESALGLSGGQQQRLCIARTIAIEPEVILMDEPCSALDPISTLKIEDLMTELKKDYTIVIVTHNMQQATRVSDYTQFFLNGVIVENGPTEDLFINPKEEQTKEYITGRFG, from the coding sequence ATGGCGGATAAATTTACAGTTAATAATTTAAATGTGTACTTTGATGAAGCACACATCCTTCATAATATTAATATGAATGTTCCAGAAAATGCAGTTACCGCACTTATTGGTCCTTCCGGTTGTGGTAAATCTACTTTCCTTAGAACATTAAACAGAATGAATGATTTAATTCCTACATTTCATCATGATGGAGATGTATATTTAGACGGTCAGGAAATCTATGATGATAATGTAAATGTTGTTGATTTAAGAAAAAGAGTTGGAATGGTATTTCAGAAAGCTAACCCATTTCCAAAAACAATATTTGAAAATGTTGCATATGGTCTTAGGATTCATGGTATAGAAGACGAGGACTTTATTAAGGAAAAGGTTATTGAATCCCTTAAAGGTGCAGCAATATATGATGAAGTAAAAGATAAATTAGATGAATCTGCTCTTGGTTTATCTGGTGGACAACAACAAAGATTATGTATTGCAAGAACCATTGCAATCGAACCGGAAGTAATTCTTATGGATGAACCTTGTTCTGCACTTGATCCAATTTCCACTCTTAAAATCGAAGATTTAATGACGGAACTTAAGAAAGATTATACCATTGTTATTGTAACTCACAATATGCAACAAGCAACAAGGGTTTCAGATTATACTCAATTTTTCTTAAATGGTGTTATTGTAGAAAATGGACCTACAGAGGACTTATTTATTAATCCTAAAGAAGAACAAACCAAAGAATATATTACAGGAAGATTTGGTTAG
- a CDS encoding phosphate signaling complex PhoU family protein, which produces MAENYEIKDFPSINFEERFKEIQSETKKIGQLTLDNTNLTRELLEDYNENIKTEILANSEEIDLEVFDLERQCIKFLASEQPVASDLLYVQSTVRVISHIKRMGYLDANIAEAIATLQDFEAPEELFKNLSYMADYVQLMIQKAIHAFLDANVDLASQLSEDDDKIDDLFDKILDSAVKYLASDDSDYDTKCFIEIIFIARHLERIADRAVAIGSRTIFMVTLKRPDNLPHRDEDEPFSLDEEK; this is translated from the coding sequence ATGGCTGAAAATTATGAAATTAAAGATTTTCCTTCAATAAACTTTGAAGAAAGATTTAAAGAAATCCAAAGTGAAACAAAAAAAATAGGCCAATTAACTTTGGATAACACAAATTTAACAAGGGAATTGTTAGAAGATTATAATGAAAATATTAAAACTGAAATACTTGCCAATAGTGAAGAAATAGACTTAGAGGTATTTGATTTAGAAAGGCAATGTATTAAATTTTTAGCTTCTGAACAACCTGTTGCAAGTGATTTATTGTATGTTCAATCTACTGTTAGGGTAATAAGTCACATTAAAAGAATGGGTTATCTTGATGCTAATATCGCTGAGGCTATAGCAACTTTACAAGATTTTGAAGCTCCTGAGGAGTTATTTAAAAATCTATCATATATGGCGGATTATGTTCAATTAATGATTCAAAAAGCTATTCATGCATTTTTAGATGCTAATGTGGATTTAGCTTCACAATTAAGTGAAGATGATGATAAGATTGATGATTTATTTGATAAAATATTAGATTCCGCTGTTAAATATCTTGCTTCCGATGATTCAGATTATGATACAAAATGTTTCATTGAAATCATTTTCATTGCAAGACATCTTGAACGTATTGCTGATAGGGCTGTAGCTATTGGTTCCAGAACAATATTTATGGTCACTTTAAAGAGACCTGATAATTTACCTCACCGTGATGAGGATGAAC
- the pstA gene encoding phosphate ABC transporter permease PstA encodes MNSVQEEIDKSSHKMSSLTTQKIMNGIFLLSGLITILILVVIIGYILIEGLPAVNWTFLTSDPIDSGRSGGIFPMIISSLYVTAIALIIASPLAVGAAIYISEYAKNEKIKKVIRFGAQTLASIPSIIFGLFGLQLLVITLNLGYSVLCGGIILAFMALPTIFQVAEVTVSSVPSLYKEGSLGLGATKWQTITGVVLPAALPGIITGIILGLTRAISEAAAVMFCVGSAVTTPISIMDPGRPLPLHLYVLATEGVSLQNAYGTAAVLVFIILIITLLTNYLVNRYQAKMRGER; translated from the coding sequence ATGAATAGTGTTCAAGAAGAAATCGATAAATCCAGTCATAAGATGTCTTCCTTGACTACCCAAAAAATTATGAATGGTATTTTCTTATTATCAGGATTAATCACAATCTTGATTTTAGTTGTTATTATTGGATATATTTTAATTGAAGGTTTACCTGCTGTAAACTGGACATTCTTAACCTCAGATCCTATTGATTCAGGTAGGTCCGGTGGAATCTTTCCAATGATTATCTCAAGTTTATATGTAACAGCAATTGCACTTATTATTGCAAGTCCTCTTGCAGTTGGAGCGGCAATCTATATTTCAGAATATGCTAAAAATGAAAAGATTAAAAAGGTCATTAGATTCGGGGCTCAAACATTAGCATCCATACCATCAATTATTTTTGGTTTATTTGGTTTACAATTGTTAGTTATTACATTAAACTTAGGATATTCTGTCCTTTGTGGTGGTATTATATTGGCATTCATGGCACTTCCAACTATTTTCCAAGTTGCAGAAGTAACTGTATCCTCTGTTCCAAGTTTATACAAAGAAGGTAGTTTAGGTTTAGGTGCAACTAAATGGCAAACTATTACTGGTGTTGTTTTACCTGCAGCATTACCTGGTATCATTACCGGTATTATTTTAGGTTTAACCCGTGCTATTTCAGAAGCAGCAGCAGTAATGTTCTGTGTAGGTTCTGCAGTAACCACCCCTATATCCATTATGGATCCAGGTAGGCCATTACCATTACACTTGTATGTTCTTGCAACTGAAGGTGTTTCATTACAAAATGCATATGGTACTGCAGCAGTTTTAGTATTTATTATTTTAATAATTACTTTATTAACCAATTACTTAGTAAACAGATATCAAGCAAAAATGAGGGGAGAACGTTAA